In Remersonia thermophila strain ATCC 22073 chromosome 5, whole genome shotgun sequence, the following proteins share a genomic window:
- a CDS encoding mitochondrial 37S ribosomal protein mS37 produces the protein MTNRNPIRLPPLKVLRVRNPNRHEPNPCLNIMSSVLACWASAGYTGRGCTTVENALRACMDAPAPPPKAPNTINYHLNRLSKRLISQGKKK, from the exons ATGACGAACCGCAACCCGATCCGCCTTCCGCCGCTCAAGGTCCTGCGCGTGCGCAACCCCAACCGCCACGAGCCGAACCCCTGCCTCAACATCATGTCCTCTGTCCTCG CCTGCTGGGCGTCCGCCGGCTACACCGGGCGCGGCTGCACCACCGTCGAGAACGCGCTACGGGCGTGCATGGACGctccggcgcccccgcccaagGCCCCCAACACCATCAACTACCACCTCAACCGGCTCTCGAAGCGCTTGATCTCGCAGGGCAAGAAGAAATGA